A genomic window from Sphingobacterium sp. BN32 includes:
- the rplV gene encoding 50S ribosomal protein L22 codes for MEATKKLKKSVLIKQRKEQLKAQVGGASTAKLLNCPTSPRKMRLVVDLIRGQKVENALYILKHTGKEAAIRVEKLLLSAIKNWEAKNEGASVEDGGLFVKEVSVGGGRQLKRLRPAPQGRGYRIRKRSNHVTLVVDSVNNVNN; via the coding sequence ATGGAAGCAACAAAGAAACTTAAAAAATCTGTTTTAATTAAACAGCGCAAAGAGCAGTTAAAAGCTCAGGTAGGAGGAGCTTCTACTGCCAAATTATTGAACTGCCCTACGTCTCCGCGCAAAATGCGTTTAGTAGTGGATCTTATCCGTGGTCAAAAAGTTGAGAATGCATTATACATTCTAAAACATACAGGTAAAGAGGCTGCTATCCGTGTTGAGAAATTATTATTATCAGCAATCAAAAACTGGGAAGCTAAAAATGAAGGCGCTTCAGTTGAGGATGGTGGTTTATTTGTAAAAGAAGTATCTGTTGGTGGTGGTCGTCAATTAAAGAGATTACGTCCAGCTCCTCAAGGTCGTGGTTACAGAATTCGCAAGCGTTCAAACCATGTTACTTTGGTGGTAGACAGTGTAAACAACGTTAATAACTAA
- the rplN gene encoding 50S ribosomal protein L14, giving the protein MVQQESRLNVADNSGAKEVLVIRVLGGTRKRYASIGDKIVVTVKSAIPSGNVKKGSVSKAVVVRTKKEIRRKDGSYIRFDDNAAVLLNNNDEPRGTRIFGPVARELREKQFMKIVSLAPEVL; this is encoded by the coding sequence ATGGTACAACAGGAATCAAGATTAAATGTAGCTGACAATAGCGGAGCTAAAGAGGTTTTAGTAATCCGTGTATTGGGCGGTACGCGCAAGCGTTATGCATCTATCGGTGATAAGATCGTTGTTACCGTAAAGAGCGCTATACCTTCAGGAAACGTGAAGAAAGGTTCAGTTTCTAAAGCAGTTGTAGTTCGTACGAAAAAAGAGATTCGTCGTAAAGATGGTTCTTACATTCGTTTCGATGATAACGCTGCAGTATTGTTAAACAATAACGATGAGCCTCGCGGTACTCGTATTTTTGGCCCAGTTGCCAGAGAGTTACGTGAGAAGCAGTTCATGAAAATCGTATCACTAGCACCGGAGGTTTTATAA
- the secY gene encoding preprotein translocase subunit SecY: protein MKKLITTLTNIWKIEELRNRILNTLLFLLIYRIGCHVVLPGVNPDALVVNREGGNDIMNLINMFAGGSFSRAAIFALGVMPYISASIVVQLLGIAVPAFQKMQKEGESGRKKMTQITRYLTVAITLVQSIAYVKTQIGPEAKTIADPMFSILSAIVLTAGTLFVMWLGEKITDKGIGNGISLIIMAGIIAQLPAGITAEWGSRMSPSGGGPIPLLLEFVALFFVVIFTILVVQGVRKIPVQYAKKIVGNKQIGGVRQYIPLKVNAAGVMPIIFAQAIMFLPMSLTQFFPNVQSDFLTSLSNYTSVTYNVVFALLIIAFTFFYTAIMVNPQQMSEDMKKNGGFIPGVKPGYETNLFIDNVISHITFPGAIFVAVIAILPAIATLFGVNNQFAHFYGGTSLLILVGVVLDTIQQIESHLLMRHYDGLMKTGRVKGRSSATTVEGYDQSAI from the coding sequence ATGAAGAAACTAATCACAACCTTAACCAATATATGGAAGATTGAAGAATTACGTAATCGTATTTTAAATACGTTACTTTTTCTTTTAATATACCGCATAGGATGTCACGTGGTATTGCCAGGTGTTAATCCTGATGCATTGGTAGTAAACAGAGAAGGTGGTAATGATATTATGAACCTAATCAATATGTTTGCCGGTGGATCTTTTTCCCGTGCGGCAATTTTTGCATTAGGCGTAATGCCATACATCTCCGCATCTATCGTTGTGCAGTTATTGGGGATAGCTGTTCCTGCTTTTCAGAAAATGCAAAAAGAGGGGGAGTCTGGGCGTAAGAAAATGACTCAAATTACTCGTTATCTAACAGTAGCGATTACTTTGGTTCAGTCAATTGCATACGTGAAGACGCAAATCGGTCCTGAAGCAAAAACTATCGCTGATCCGATGTTCTCTATTCTTTCTGCAATCGTGTTGACAGCAGGTACACTGTTTGTGATGTGGCTAGGTGAGAAGATTACTGATAAAGGTATCGGTAATGGTATTTCACTTATTATTATGGCAGGTATTATCGCGCAGCTTCCTGCAGGTATTACAGCAGAGTGGGGTTCAAGAATGAGTCCTAGTGGTGGTGGTCCAATTCCATTGTTATTAGAATTTGTAGCCTTGTTCTTCGTTGTAATATTTACCATTCTTGTGGTTCAAGGGGTTCGTAAGATTCCTGTACAATACGCTAAGAAAATCGTTGGAAATAAACAAATTGGCGGTGTTCGTCAGTACATTCCCCTAAAGGTGAATGCTGCTGGTGTAATGCCAATCATTTTCGCGCAAGCGATCATGTTCCTTCCAATGTCCTTAACACAGTTCTTTCCGAACGTGCAATCGGACTTCTTGACGTCTTTGAGTAACTATACATCTGTGACGTATAATGTTGTATTTGCTTTGTTGATCATTGCATTTACATTCTTCTACACCGCGATCATGGTTAATCCTCAACAGATGTCGGAGGATATGAAAAAAAATGGCGGATTTATTCCAGGCGTTAAACCTGGATATGAAACGAATTTGTTCATCGATAATGTGATTTCTCACATTACATTCCCAGGAGCAATATTTGTAGCTGTGATTGCTATTTTACCGGCAATTGCTACATTGTTCGGTGTAAACAACCAGTTCGCTCATTTCTATGGTGGTACTTCGTTGTTGATCTTAGTAGGGGTAGTGTTGGATACCATCCAACAAATTGAAAGTCACTTGTTGATGCGTCACTATGACGGATTAATGAAGACAGGTAGAGTAAAAGGCCGTAGCTCGGCAACAACCGTTGAAGGTTACGACCAATCAGCAATTTAA
- the rpmC gene encoding 50S ribosomal protein L29, which produces MKNSEIVELSTEDLTARLAEEKAAFNKLKFAHAVSAIENPNVIKAARRTIARISTEVSKRKNAAKSETASEA; this is translated from the coding sequence ATGAAAAATTCAGAAATCGTAGAATTATCAACAGAGGATTTAACAGCTCGCCTTGCAGAAGAGAAAGCTGCCTTTAACAAATTGAAATTTGCACACGCTGTTTCTGCTATTGAGAACCCAAATGTTATCAAAGCAGCTCGCAGAACTATCGCTCGTATCTCCACTGAGGTTTCGAAGCGTAAGAATGCAGCAAAATCTGAAACAGCCTCTGAGGCATAA
- the rplB gene encoding 50S ribosomal protein L2 produces MAVKRFKPVTPGTRFRVGADYSDVTTNVPEKSLVVTKVNKSGGRNNSGKMTMRYIGGGHKKVYRLIDFKRDKKDIPATVATIEYDPNRTARIALLHYADGEKRYIIAPAGLTVGQTVIAGESVAPEVGNTMPLANIPLGSIIHNIELNPGQGGSIARSAGTYAQLSARDGKYAIIKLPSGETRMILLTCVATIGSVSNAEKSNQVLGKAGRKRWLGRRPRVRGVAMNPVDHPMGGGEGRSSGGHPRSRTGVLAKGYKTRYKKKTSNRYIIERRKK; encoded by the coding sequence ATGGCAGTTAAAAGATTCAAACCGGTAACCCCTGGTACTCGCTTTAGAGTTGGTGCTGATTATTCAGACGTTACAACTAACGTTCCTGAGAAATCATTAGTAGTAACTAAAGTAAACAAGTCAGGTGGTCGTAATAACTCCGGTAAAATGACTATGCGTTACATCGGTGGGGGACATAAAAAAGTATACCGATTAATAGATTTCAAACGCGATAAAAAAGATATCCCTGCAACAGTAGCTACTATCGAGTACGATCCGAATCGTACAGCACGTATTGCATTATTGCACTACGCGGATGGTGAGAAACGTTACATCATTGCTCCAGCTGGTTTAACAGTTGGTCAAACTGTAATTGCAGGTGAATCAGTAGCCCCAGAAGTTGGTAATACAATGCCACTTGCAAACATTCCATTAGGTTCTATTATCCATAACATCGAATTGAATCCTGGTCAAGGTGGTTCAATCGCTCGTTCGGCAGGAACTTACGCGCAATTATCTGCACGTGATGGAAAGTATGCAATTATCAAATTGCCATCAGGAGAGACTCGTATGATCTTATTAACCTGTGTTGCAACGATTGGCTCAGTTTCAAATGCTGAGAAGTCTAACCAAGTGTTAGGTAAAGCTGGTCGTAAGCGTTGGTTAGGTCGTCGTCCTCGCGTACGTGGTGTTGCTATGAACCCTGTTGATCACCCTATGGGAGGTGGTGAAGGTCGTTCATCAGGAGGTCACCCTCGTTCACGCACAGGAGTTTTAGCTAAAGGCTACAAAACTCGCTACAAGAAGAAAACATCGAATCGTTACATCATTGAGAGAAGGAAAAAATAA
- the rpsE gene encoding 30S ribosomal protein S5 produces the protein MALSNIKRVKSSEIELKDRLVSIQRVAKVTKGGRTFSFSAIVVVGDENGIVGYGLGKAKEVTEAITKGIDDAKKNLVKVPIIKGTVPHEQYGKYSGGSVLIKPAVHGTGVLAGGAMRAVLESAGITDVLAKSLGSSNPHNVVKATIDALANMRDAYTVAQTRRVDLNKVFNG, from the coding sequence ATGGCATTAAGCAATATTAAAAGAGTAAAATCAAGCGAGATTGAATTAAAAGATCGCTTAGTAAGCATCCAACGCGTTGCGAAAGTTACTAAAGGTGGTCGTACCTTCAGTTTCTCAGCTATCGTTGTAGTTGGTGATGAGAATGGCATCGTAGGATACGGTTTAGGTAAAGCTAAAGAGGTTACTGAAGCAATTACTAAAGGTATTGATGACGCTAAGAAAAACTTAGTGAAAGTTCCTATCATTAAAGGTACAGTTCCTCATGAGCAGTACGGTAAATACTCAGGTGGTTCAGTTTTAATTAAACCAGCTGTACACGGTACAGGAGTATTAGCGGGTGGTGCTATGCGTGCAGTATTAGAGTCTGCAGGTATCACTGACGTATTAGCAAAATCATTAGGATCTTCTAACCCTCACAATGTTGTTAAAGCAACTATTGATGCTTTAGCAAACATGCGTGATGCTTATACAGTGGCACAAACACGTCGTGTCGATTTAAACAAAGTATTTAACGGTTAA
- the rplE gene encoding 50S ribosomal protein L5 — MTYSPRLKGKYADEIRAALKEKFQYKSVMQVPRLEKIVVSQGIGAATADKKLIDNAIGELTLITGQQAVPTKSKKDISNFKLRKGMPIGARVTLRDNNMYEFLDRLIAVSLPRIRDFRGINDKGFDGHGNYNLGITEQIIFPEINIDKINKIQGMDITFVTSAKNDIEALELLKQFGLPFKNQNSNNNG; from the coding sequence ATGACTTATTCACCGAGATTAAAAGGGAAATACGCGGATGAGATCCGTGCAGCTCTAAAAGAGAAATTCCAATACAAGAGCGTTATGCAAGTTCCTAGATTGGAGAAGATCGTTGTATCTCAAGGTATTGGTGCTGCTACTGCTGACAAGAAATTAATCGACAATGCAATTGGCGAATTAACTTTAATCACAGGACAACAAGCAGTTCCTACGAAGTCTAAAAAAGATATTTCGAACTTTAAATTGCGTAAAGGTATGCCTATTGGTGCTCGTGTAACATTACGCGACAACAATATGTACGAATTCTTAGATCGTTTAATTGCTGTTTCATTACCTCGTATCCGTGATTTCCGCGGTATCAACGACAAAGGATTCGATGGACACGGTAACTACAACTTAGGTATTACTGAGCAGATCATCTTCCCTGAGATCAACATTGACAAGATCAACAAGATCCAAGGTATGGATATCACTTTCGTAACTTCTGCTAAGAATGACATCGAAGCATTAGAGTTATTGAAACAATTCGGTTTACCATTCAAAAATCAAAATTCGAACAACAATGGCTAA
- the rpmD gene encoding 50S ribosomal protein L30 produces MAKIKITQIKSVIDRSERQKKTIEALGLKKINHSVEVEATPAIIGMVRKVNHLVAVETV; encoded by the coding sequence ATGGCAAAAATTAAAATCACCCAGATAAAGAGCGTTATCGACAGAAGCGAGCGCCAAAAGAAAACTATTGAGGCATTAGGTTTGAAAAAAATCAATCACTCAGTAGAGGTTGAAGCTACACCAGCGATCATTGGTATGGTTCGTAAAGTGAACCATTTAGTAGCAGTAGAAACTGTTTAA
- the rpsC gene encoding 30S ribosomal protein S3 yields the protein MGQKANPIGSRLGIIKGWDSNWFGGNNYSDKLVEDEKIRKYLSVRIAKGGVAKVVIERTLKRITVTIHTARPGIVIGKGGQEVDKIKEELKKLTKKDVQINIFEIKRPELDAKLVAEGIAKQLEARISFRRAMKTAIASTMRMGAEGIKVMCSGRLGGAEMARTEQYKEGRTPLHTLRADIDYALAEALTTYGKIGVKVWICKGEVYGKRDLSPNIGQASGVKSRGGNEGGSDRRDNRGGGRRDNNRGGGRRDNNRGGKRD from the coding sequence ATGGGACAAAAAGCAAATCCAATAGGTAGCAGATTAGGGATCATCAAAGGATGGGATTCTAATTGGTTCGGAGGCAACAACTATTCTGATAAGTTAGTTGAGGACGAAAAAATCAGAAAGTATCTTTCTGTACGTATCGCTAAAGGCGGTGTAGCAAAAGTTGTTATTGAAAGAACTTTAAAACGTATTACTGTTACAATCCACACAGCACGTCCAGGAATCGTTATCGGTAAAGGCGGACAAGAGGTTGATAAGATCAAAGAAGAGTTAAAGAAATTGACTAAGAAAGATGTTCAAATCAACATTTTTGAAATCAAACGTCCTGAGCTAGATGCGAAGTTAGTAGCTGAAGGTATTGCAAAACAATTAGAGGCTCGTATCTCTTTCCGTCGTGCAATGAAAACTGCTATCGCTTCAACGATGCGTATGGGTGCTGAAGGTATCAAAGTAATGTGTTCAGGTCGTTTAGGTGGTGCTGAGATGGCACGTACTGAACAATACAAAGAAGGAAGAACTCCTTTACACACATTACGTGCAGATATCGACTATGCTTTAGCAGAAGCATTAACTACTTACGGTAAGATCGGTGTGAAAGTTTGGATCTGTAAAGGTGAAGTTTACGGTAAACGTGACTTATCTCCAAACATCGGTCAAGCATCAGGCGTGAAGTCTCGTGGTGGCAACGAAGGTGGTTCAGACCGTCGTGACAACCGTGGCGGAGGCCGTCGTGATAACAACCGTGGTGGTGGTCGTCGTGATAACAACCGTGGTGGAAAAAGAGATTAA
- the rplR gene encoding 50S ribosomal protein L18 — translation MAGIKSTRRARIKKGIRKHLAGSTERPRLTVFRSNKGIYAQIIDDTLGKTLVSASSSSKEFAASGNKVDQSKAVGKMVAEKAIAAGISKVVFDRNGYLYHGRIKSLAEGAREGGLDF, via the coding sequence ATGGCAGGAATTAAATCAACTCGTAGAGCGAGAATAAAAAAAGGAATCAGAAAACACCTGGCTGGATCTACAGAACGTCCGCGTTTAACGGTTTTTAGAAGTAATAAAGGTATCTACGCACAGATCATTGATGATACATTAGGAAAGACATTAGTGTCTGCTTCTTCATCATCAAAAGAATTTGCTGCATCAGGTAACAAAGTTGATCAATCTAAAGCTGTAGGTAAAATGGTTGCTGAGAAAGCGATCGCAGCAGGAATTAGCAAAGTAGTTTTTGACCGTAATGGGTATCTATACCATGGCCGTATTAAATCATTGGCTGAAGGTGCTCGCGAAGGCGGTTTAGACTTTTAA
- the rplF gene encoding 50S ribosomal protein L6, translating to MSRIGKAPIAIPSGVSITVSDKNLLTVKGPKGELTQQVDSDITVKEEDGQIVVTRPTEQKKHKALHGLYRALINNMVVGVTEGYKTTQELVGVGYRASNTGNTLELTLGFSHQIVFVLPKEITVTTTAEKGKNPTITLESIDKQLIGQVAAKIRGFRKPEPYKGKGIKFAGEVLRRKAGKSAKK from the coding sequence ATGTCAAGAATTGGAAAAGCGCCAATTGCTATTCCCTCGGGAGTATCAATTACTGTATCAGACAAGAACTTGTTGACAGTAAAAGGCCCTAAAGGTGAATTAACACAACAAGTGGACAGCGACATCACTGTTAAAGAAGAAGATGGCCAGATCGTCGTTACACGTCCTACAGAACAAAAGAAACACAAAGCATTACACGGCTTATACCGCGCCTTGATTAACAACATGGTAGTCGGTGTAACCGAAGGGTACAAAACTACACAAGAGTTAGTGGGTGTTGGTTACCGTGCTTCAAACACTGGTAATACATTAGAGTTAACTTTAGGATTCTCTCACCAGATTGTTTTCGTATTGCCAAAGGAAATTACAGTTACAACTACTGCTGAAAAAGGTAAGAACCCAACAATTACATTGGAGTCAATTGACAAACAATTAATCGGACAGGTAGCAGCGAAAATCCGCGGCTTCCGTAAGCCAGAGCCATACAAAGGTAAAGGTATTAAGTTCGCAGGGGAAGTATTAAGAAGAAAAGCAGGTAAATCAGCTAAAAAATAA
- the rpsH gene encoding 30S ribosomal protein S8, giving the protein MMNTDPIADYLTRVRNAIKANHRVVEIPASNLKKEITKVLFDKGYIANYKFIEEGPQGTIKIALKYHPISKVPAIRTLTRVSKPGLRKYANVDNLPRVLNGLGIAILSTSKGVMSDKEAGVQNVGGEVLCYVY; this is encoded by the coding sequence ATAATGAATACAGATCCAATAGCGGATTACCTTACACGAGTAAGGAATGCCATTAAGGCCAACCACAGGGTTGTTGAAATTCCTGCATCGAACCTAAAAAAAGAAATCACTAAAGTTCTTTTTGACAAGGGTTACATTGCTAATTACAAATTTATTGAAGAAGGTCCTCAAGGCACAATTAAAATTGCATTGAAATACCATCCAATTAGCAAAGTACCGGCTATTCGCACTTTGACACGTGTGAGTAAACCTGGTTTAAGAAAGTATGCAAATGTTGACAACCTTCCTCGTGTTCTGAACGGTCTAGGTATTGCTATCCTATCTACATCGAAAGGTGTAATGTCGGATAAAGAAGCTGGCGTTCAAAATGTTGGTGGTGAAGTTTTATGTTACGTTTATTAA
- the rplW gene encoding 50S ribosomal protein L23 has product MEIIKKPILTEKASLLTEKLNRYAFKVDHRANKIQIKQAVEQMFGVSVVAVNTAVVAGKSKSRYTKAGFVSGRSPKYKKAIITVKDGETIDFYSTL; this is encoded by the coding sequence ATGGAAATTATTAAAAAACCTATCTTAACTGAGAAAGCTTCATTATTGACGGAAAAATTAAACCGTTACGCTTTCAAAGTAGATCACAGAGCAAACAAAATCCAGATCAAACAAGCTGTTGAGCAAATGTTTGGCGTATCAGTAGTTGCAGTTAACACTGCAGTTGTTGCGGGTAAATCAAAAAGCCGTTACACAAAAGCTGGTTTCGTTTCTGGAAGAAGCCCTAAGTATAAAAAAGCCATCATCACAGTTAAGGATGGTGAGACTATTGACTTTTACAGTACACTATAA
- the rpsQ gene encoding 30S ribosomal protein S17 translates to MERNLRKTRIGLVVSNKMDKSITVAVERKVKHPIYGKFVKKTTKFKAHDEENTCGIGDTVLIMETRPLSKTKNWRLVEILERAK, encoded by the coding sequence ATGGAAAGAAATTTAAGAAAAACAAGAATCGGCTTAGTAGTTAGCAATAAAATGGACAAATCGATTACAGTAGCGGTTGAGCGTAAAGTGAAACACCCTATCTACGGTAAGTTCGTTAAAAAAACTACTAAATTCAAAGCTCATGACGAAGAGAATACCTGCGGTATCGGCGATACGGTATTAATCATGGAAACTCGTCCGCTGAGTAAAACAAAAAACTGGAGATTAGTTGAAATTTTAGAAAGGGCTAAATAA
- the rpsS gene encoding 30S ribosomal protein S19 — translation MARSIKKGPYIDHNLERKVLSMNETNKKSVIKTWSRRSMISPDFVGHTFAVHNGNKFIPVYVTENMVGHKLGEFAPTRTFRGHAEKKK, via the coding sequence ATGGCTCGTTCAATTAAAAAAGGTCCTTATATCGATCACAACTTAGAAAGAAAAGTTCTTTCTATGAATGAAACAAACAAGAAGTCAGTAATTAAGACTTGGTCTCGTAGATCAATGATTTCACCTGATTTTGTTGGCCATACCTTCGCAGTGCACAACGGGAATAAATTCATTCCGGTTTATGTAACAGAGAATATGGTTGGTCACAAGCTTGGTGAATTTGCGCCTACGCGTACTTTCAGAGGCCACGCAGAAAAGAAAAAATAA
- the rplP gene encoding 50S ribosomal protein L16 produces the protein MLQPKRTKFRKMQKGRMKGNASRGAELSFGSFGIKSLESAWITSRQIEAARIAVTRYMKREGQVWIRIFPDKPVTKKPAEVRMGKGKGAPEYWVAVVRPGRMLFEAEGVPLEIAKEALRLAAQKLPVQTKFVIRRDYVEA, from the coding sequence ATGTTACAGCCAAAAAGAACGAAGTTCAGAAAGATGCAGAAAGGCCGCATGAAGGGTAATGCTAGCCGTGGTGCGGAGTTATCTTTCGGTTCTTTCGGTATCAAATCACTGGAGTCAGCATGGATCACAAGCCGTCAAATTGAGGCAGCACGTATCGCCGTAACACGTTATATGAAACGTGAAGGTCAAGTGTGGATCCGTATCTTCCCTGACAAACCTGTTACTAAGAAGCCTGCAGAGGTACGTATGGGTAAGGGTAAGGGTGCTCCAGAATACTGGGTAGCAGTAGTACGCCCAGGCCGTATGTTATTTGAAGCAGAAGGTGTGCCTTTAGAGATTGCTAAAGAAGCATTACGTTTAGCTGCTCAAAAATTACCGGTTCAAACTAAGTTTGTGATACGTAGAGATTACGTTGAAGCATAA
- the rpsN gene encoding 30S ribosomal protein S14, which yields MAKEGLKAREVKRQKLVAKFAEKRAALKAAGDYAALDKLPKNASPVRLHNRCKLTGRPKGYMRQFGISRVTFREMALDGKIPGVKKASW from the coding sequence ATGGCTAAAGAAGGATTAAAAGCACGCGAAGTAAAGCGTCAGAAATTAGTTGCTAAGTTTGCTGAGAAACGTGCTGCTTTAAAAGCAGCAGGTGATTATGCAGCTTTAGACAAATTGCCTAAGAATGCTTCACCTGTACGTTTGCACAATCGTTGTAAATTAACAGGCCGTCCTAAAGGATATATGCGTCAATTCGGTATCTCACGTGTAACATTCCGTGAGATGGCATTAGACGGAAAAATCCCAGGGGTGAAAAAAGCTTCTTGGTAA
- the rplX gene encoding 50S ribosomal protein L24 produces MKIKKGDLVKVIAGNSKGVQGKVLQILVDADRAIVEGANIVKKHTKPSAANPNGGIIEKEAAINISNIALIDPKTGNTTRIGRKVNADGKIVRYAKKSGEEIK; encoded by the coding sequence ATCAAAATTAAAAAAGGAGATTTAGTGAAAGTTATCGCTGGTAACTCTAAAGGTGTTCAAGGAAAAGTTTTACAAATTTTAGTGGATGCAGATAGAGCTATCGTAGAAGGCGCTAATATCGTTAAGAAACACACTAAACCTAGTGCAGCAAACCCTAACGGTGGTATCATCGAGAAGGAAGCTGCGATTAACATCTCTAACATTGCTTTAATCGATCCTAAGACAGGTAATACTACTCGTATTGGACGTAAAGTAAATGCAGATGGTAAAATAGTACGTTACGCAAAAAAATCAGGGGAGGAGATTAAATAA
- the rplO gene encoding 50S ribosomal protein L15: protein MNLSNLKPAVGSTKSKKRIGRGQGSGRGGTSTRGHKGAGSRSGHSTKIGFEGGQMPLQRRVPKFGFKNINRVEYVGVNLDVLQGLVEKHNLTTVDFETLNVHGLISKNDKVKILGRGEFTAKVEVKAHAFSTSAQKAIEAAGGSIVKL, encoded by the coding sequence ATGAACTTAAGTAATTTAAAACCAGCAGTTGGTTCAACAAAAAGTAAGAAACGTATTGGTCGTGGTCAAGGATCAGGTCGTGGCGGAACTTCAACTCGTGGACACAAAGGTGCCGGCTCTCGTTCTGGTCACTCTACGAAGATTGGTTTCGAAGGTGGTCAAATGCCTTTACAACGTCGCGTTCCTAAATTCGGATTCAAAAACATTAACCGTGTAGAATACGTAGGTGTTAACTTAGATGTATTACAAGGTTTAGTTGAGAAACACAATTTAACGACTGTAGACTTTGAAACTTTGAATGTTCACGGTTTAATCTCTAAAAACGACAAAGTGAAAATCTTAGGTCGTGGTGAGTTTACTGCGAAAGTAGAAGTTAAAGCTCATGCGTTCTCTACCTCAGCTCAAAAAGCTATTGAAGCAGCAGGTGGTTCTATCGTTAAACTGTAA
- the rplD gene encoding 50S ribosomal protein L4, translated as MEVKVLNLSGKETGAKVQLPESVFGVEPNDHAIYLDVKQYLANQRQGTHKSKQRNEIAGSTRKLHKQKGTGGARAGSIKSPLFNGGGRVFGPQPRDYSFKLNKKLKQLARKSALSYKAQENNVVVLDEVNFDSIKTKNYVSLINALNVADEKTLLVLSAYNNNVYLSSRNLKKAKVIVASELNTYDVLNATKLLLTADSVKTLEEALAK; from the coding sequence ATGGAAGTTAAAGTATTAAATTTATCAGGTAAAGAAACAGGTGCCAAGGTGCAACTTCCTGAGTCAGTATTCGGTGTAGAGCCAAACGACCATGCGATCTATTTAGATGTGAAACAATACTTAGCGAACCAACGCCAAGGAACACACAAGTCTAAACAACGTAACGAAATCGCGGGTTCAACTCGTAAATTACACAAACAAAAAGGTACAGGTGGTGCTCGTGCGGGCTCTATCAAATCTCCATTGTTTAATGGTGGTGGACGTGTATTCGGTCCTCAACCAAGAGACTACAGCTTTAAATTGAACAAAAAATTAAAGCAATTAGCTCGTAAATCGGCGTTAAGCTACAAAGCACAAGAGAACAATGTTGTAGTATTGGATGAAGTAAACTTCGATTCAATCAAAACAAAGAACTATGTGTCTTTAATCAACGCTTTAAATGTTGCTGATGAAAAAACTTTATTAGTATTATCAGCATACAATAACAATGTTTATTTATCAAGCAGAAACTTGAAGAAAGCAAAAGTTATTGTAGCATCAGAGTTGAATACATATGATGTATTAAATGCTACAAAATTATTGTTGACTGCAGATTCTGTAAAAACTTTGGAGGAAGCATTAGCTAAGTAA